Proteins from one Bacteroidales bacterium genomic window:
- a CDS encoding rhodanese-like domain-containing protein codes for MKDLFEGFGIVSCEILNVSPGEAFELVKKGALLIDVREENLRGFKSFDVPGLILFPKSKIINEYGNLPVDSCLIFADTVGLRSKEVVIFLKEKGFKKIANMAGGIVDWERDGLPVTIDISSRLTGSCMCQLKPRESGKDK; via the coding sequence ATGAAAGACTTGTTTGAAGGTTTCGGAATTGTCAGCTGCGAAATTCTTAATGTTTCGCCCGGGGAAGCCTTTGAACTGGTTAAAAAGGGGGCGCTTCTGATAGATGTCAGGGAGGAAAACCTTAGAGGATTCAAATCATTTGATGTTCCCGGATTAATCTTATTCCCTAAAAGTAAGATTATTAATGAGTACGGAAATTTGCCTGTTGACTCCTGCTTAATTTTTGCTGATACTGTTGGGCTCAGAAGTAAGGAAGTGGTTATTTTCCTGAAAGAAAAGGGATTTAAAAAGATAGCAAACATGGCAGGAGGAATTGTTGACTGGGAAAGAGATGGTTTGCCTGTAACTATTGACATTTCAAGCCGTTTGACAGGTTCATGTATGTGTCAGCTTAAGCCCAGAGAGTCGGGAAAAGACAAATAA